One region of Spiroplasma endosymbiont of Asaphidion curtum genomic DNA includes:
- a CDS encoding GTPase, which produces MIAMICYGCGSELQSNNNLQAGYIAKLQDNSHFYCWRCFRIKHYNELVNVNNVNYNYDDLFMKIKNNDGVVFYVINIMDFFGSLIWQYHCQLKNLRFYLIINKIDTIMQYIAFNKLKDWVRKQITLIGLEPIDIILVSSTKNYFIDEFVEFLKKQQTDIYWIGKTNVGKSSLINKVLSLQQQFSRKLPLMSYFPNTTMNLIAIAYRDYLYFYDTPGFSNSNELNYYLNNNAYRNLNFESKIKSKTYQLEYGQTITVVGLFQFSFIEGLATSFHFYGSNKLVLHCSKIENCSRIWKQQILLLKPNTKMIEHQIKISKNNEEKIGIQIYGYGWISFKARKQQLKLMLPENCDYQIIKPLV; this is translated from the coding sequence ATGATTGCGATGATATGTTATGGGTGTGGTTCAGAATTACAATCTAATAATAATTTACAAGCTGGTTACATTGCAAAACTTCAAGATAATTCTCATTTTTATTGTTGGCGATGTTTTCGGATTAAACATTATAATGAATTAGTAAATGTTAATAATGTTAATTATAATTATGATGATTTATTTATGAAGATTAAAAATAATGATGGGGTAGTTTTTTATGTTATTAATATAATGGACTTTTTTGGAAGTTTAATTTGGCAGTATCATTGTCAATTAAAAAACTTAAGATTTTATCTAATAATTAATAAAATTGATACCATAATGCAATATATTGCTTTTAATAAACTTAAAGATTGGGTTAGAAAACAAATAACATTAATTGGACTAGAACCAATTGATATTATTCTTGTTAGTAGTACAAAAAATTATTTTATTGATGAATTTGTTGAATTTTTAAAAAAACAACAAACTGATATTTATTGAATTGGAAAAACTAATGTTGGTAAAAGTTCATTAATTAATAAGGTATTATCATTACAACAACAGTTTTCTCGTAAATTACCATTAATGAGTTATTTTCCTAATACAACAATGAATCTAATTGCTATTGCTTATCGTGATTACTTATATTTTTATGATACTCCAGGATTTTCTAATAGTAATGAATTAAATTATTATTTAAATAATAATGCTTATCGTAATTTAAATTTTGAATCAAAAATTAAAAGTAAAACCTATCAATTAGAATATGGACAAACAATTACTGTTGTTGGATTATTTCAATTTTCATTTATTGAAGGGTTAGCAACATCATTTCATTTTTATGGTTCTAATAAATTAGTTTTGCATTGTAGTAAGATTGAAAATTGTTCGCGAATTTGAAAGCAACAAATTTTACTTTTAAAACCAAATACTAAAATGATTGAACATCAAATTAAAATTTCTAAAAATAATGAAGAAAAAATTGGCATTCAAATTTATGGTTATGGATGAATTTCATTTAAAGCCCGAAAGCAACAATTAAAGTTGATGTTACCAGAAAATTGTGATTATCAAATTATTAAACCACTAGTATAA
- a CDS encoding deoxyribonuclease IV, producing MKNKLILGCHVSMKSPDYLVGALNEAISYGANAMMFYTGAPQNTRRKPLDQLKIAEFKQGLEKHNLDINNVIIHAPYIINLANSINPSTYMLAKEFLKTEINRSLAIGAKYIVLHPGSSVGADASIGLQYIIDGLNEVLEPNQNIKIALETMSGKGSELGINFSQLKTIILGVKYSHLVGVCWDTCHLNDAGYDLVNNLEQVIEEFDKIIGLDKLFVIHLNDSKNIKGSHKDRHENIGYGNLGFDSLCSILYHPKFANIIKILETPWNNSEPPYKEEIIMLKNKQFNNFLNR from the coding sequence ATGAAAAATAAATTAATATTAGGTTGTCATGTATCAATGAAAAGTCCTGATTATCTAGTAGGAGCATTAAATGAAGCTATTAGTTATGGGGCAAATGCCATGATGTTTTATACGGGAGCACCACAAAATACAAGAAGAAAACCCTTAGACCAGTTAAAAATTGCTGAATTTAAACAAGGATTAGAAAAACATAATTTAGATATTAATAATGTTATTATTCATGCACCTTATATTATTAATTTAGCTAATAGTATTAATCCTAGTACTTATATGCTAGCTAAGGAATTTTTAAAAACAGAAATTAATCGTTCTTTAGCAATTGGTGCTAAATATATCGTATTGCATCCTGGAAGTAGTGTCGGTGCTGATGCTAGTATTGGTTTACAATATATTATTGATGGGTTAAATGAAGTATTGGAACCTAATCAAAATATTAAAATTGCTTTAGAAACAATGTCAGGTAAAGGTAGTGAATTAGGAATTAATTTTTCGCAATTAAAAACAATTATTTTGGGTGTTAAATATTCACATTTAGTTGGTGTTTGTTGAGATACTTGTCATTTAAATGATGCAGGTTATGATTTAGTTAATAATTTAGAACAAGTTATTGAAGAATTTGATAAGATAATTGGATTGGATAAATTATTTGTTATTCATCTTAATGATTCTAAAAATATTAAAGGTTCCCATAAAGACCGCCATGAGAATATTGGTTATGGTAATTTAGGGTTTGATAGTTTGTGTAGTATTCTTTATCATCCTAAATTTGCTAATATAATTAAAATTTTAGAAACTCCTTGAAATAATTCTGAACCACCATATAAGGAAGAAATTATAATGCTTAAAAATAAACAATTTAATAATTTTTTAAATCGTTAA
- a CDS encoding nicotinate-nucleotide adenylyltransferase, whose amino-acid sequence MKIIIFGGSFDPIHNQHKEIMLQAYEQLKADMLLIVPAYCSPLKKRQLTSSIHRIKMINLVITKYPWMKLETCELDRQGISYMIDTVISLQEKYGFNHQYYIIIGSDQANNLHRWHNIAILKTKVIFIIAQRTEYLLDEKLLQSYNKVILQSIFPNVNSTKIRQGMITAINSKVLAYVNSNLLYITDRLLLHMDKTRYLHCLNVGKMAKQLANHYQVNCLKAEIAGVYHDITKQWENVRHQQYLQQYLPQFLSEPIPTWHSKTGALYLEHHLGFSDKEILLAISKHTTAAVTMSNLDKIIFIADKISFKRNYSHIDNLRKIAFTNLDEAFKKIFYYHYLEVINKNGIDNIGQEIEKVYKKFF is encoded by the coding sequence ATGAAAATTATTATTTTTGGTGGGAGTTTTGATCCTATTCATAATCAACATAAAGAAATTATGCTTCAAGCTTATGAACAATTAAAAGCTGATATGCTTTTAATTGTTCCTGCATATTGTTCACCTTTAAAAAAACGACAATTAACTAGTTCAATTCATCGGATTAAAATGATTAATCTTGTCATTACTAAATATCCTTGAATGAAGTTAGAAACTTGTGAGTTAGATCGTCAAGGCATTTCGTATATGATTGATACGGTAATATCATTACAAGAAAAATATGGTTTTAATCATCAATATTATATTATTATTGGTTCTGATCAAGCTAATAATTTGCATCGCTGACATAATATTGCGATTTTAAAAACTAAAGTTATTTTTATTATTGCTCAAAGAACAGAATATCTTTTAGATGAAAAATTATTACAATCATATAACAAAGTTATTTTACAATCAATTTTTCCTAATGTTAATTCAACTAAAATTCGTCAAGGAATGATAACAGCAATTAATTCTAAAGTTTTAGCATATGTTAATAGTAATTTACTTTATATTACTGATCGTTTGTTATTACACATGGATAAAACTCGTTATCTTCATTGTTTAAATGTTGGAAAAATGGCAAAACAATTAGCAAATCATTATCAAGTTAATTGTTTAAAAGCTGAAATAGCAGGCGTTTATCACGATATAACCAAGCAATGAGAAAATGTTCGACATCAGCAATATTTACAACAGTATTTACCACAATTTTTAAGTGAACCAATACCAACTTGACATTCAAAAACGGGAGCATTATATTTAGAACATCATTTGGGTTTTAGCGATAAAGAAATTTTATTAGCGATTAGTAAACATACTACTGCTGCTGTTACAATGAGTAATTTAGATAAAATTATTTTTATTGCTGATAAAATTTCTTTCAAAAGAAATTATTCTCATATTGATAATTTACGAAAAATAGCATTTACTAACCTTGATGAAGCTTTTAAAAAAATTTTTTATTATCATTATTTAGAAGTAATTAATAAAAATGGTATTGATAATATTGGTCAAGAAATTGAAAAAGTTTATAAAAAATTTTTTTAA
- a CDS encoding DEAD/DEAH box helicase, translating into MRFQDIGLSNEVLATIDSLKFVAPTNIQKKMLPLMVKGQNVIVSANTGTGKTVGYLLAILSKINPTINKTQAIIIVPTRELAVQIYNVSQKFIKNNPNLKIANLIGGQDLEQQKQKFNTNYPHLVIGTPTRLKRMIDEQALALTTSKMVVLDEVDMVFDLDFVNEVDFLLSKLASNTQFMVFSATINNELQNFLKKYLKNTTIFDLSDYKIQTNIEHFLVKTRYRNRIEILKNLLTTVDLFLCLIFVNKKEDMDQVLDLLQEQNIKVGQIHSSLKSRERIKMLKRINSLEFKFVVCSDIASRGIDLPGVSHVISLNLPYDLTYYFHRAGRTGRGKYHGYSYLFYDSSDEEGIAYLTKKGINFTLWNEKVKKPTKKVIKNIPQASVNDLQKVISKYHSQPIKPGYKKQRKEEVKKVIQKYRKKSFKK; encoded by the coding sequence ATGAGATTTCAAGATATTGGTTTAAGTAATGAAGTGTTAGCAACAATTGATTCATTAAAATTTGTTGCTCCAACAAATATTCAAAAGAAGATGTTGCCTTTAATGGTTAAGGGACAAAATGTTATTGTTAGTGCCAATACAGGAACTGGGAAAACTGTTGGTTATTTATTAGCAATTTTAAGTAAAATTAATCCAACGATTAACAAGACACAAGCGATTATAATTGTACCAACAAGAGAGTTAGCGGTACAAATATATAATGTTAGTCAAAAATTTATTAAAAATAATCCTAATTTGAAAATTGCTAATTTAATTGGTGGTCAAGATTTAGAGCAACAAAAGCAAAAGTTTAATACTAATTATCCACATTTAGTTATTGGAACACCAACAAGATTAAAGCGAATGATTGATGAACAAGCGTTAGCTTTAACTACTAGTAAGATGGTTGTTTTGGATGAAGTAGATATGGTTTTTGATTTAGATTTTGTTAATGAAGTAGATTTTTTATTATCGAAACTTGCTTCAAATACACAATTTATGGTATTCTCAGCAACTATTAATAACGAATTACAAAATTTTTTAAAGAAATATTTAAAAAATACGACAATTTTTGATTTAAGTGATTATAAAATTCAAACAAATATTGAACATTTTTTAGTTAAAACCCGATATCGTAATCGGATTGAAATTTTGAAAAATCTTTTAACAACGGTTGATCTATTTTTATGTTTAATTTTTGTTAATAAAAAAGAAGATATGGACCAAGTTCTTGATTTGTTACAAGAACAAAATATTAAAGTCGGACAAATTCATAGTAGTTTAAAATCTCGTGAACGCATTAAAATGCTAAAACGAATTAATAGTCTTGAATTTAAATTTGTTGTTTGTTCTGATATTGCTTCAAGGGGTATTGATTTACCAGGAGTTTCACATGTTATTTCATTAAATTTACCATATGATTTAACATATTATTTTCATCGTGCAGGAAGAACAGGTAGAGGAAAATATCATGGATATTCTTACTTATTTTATGATTCATCAGACGAGGAAGGAATTGCATATTTAACTAAAAAGGGAATTAATTTTACATTATGAAATGAAAAAGTTAAGAAGCCAACAAAGAAGGTTATTAAAAATATTCCCCAAGCGTCAGTAAATGATTTACAAAAAGTTATCTCAAAGTATCATTCTCAACCAATTAAACCAGGTTATAAAAAACAAAGAAAAGAAGAAGTTAAAAAAGTTATTCAAAAATATCGTAAGAAAAGTTTTAAGAAGTAA